The following proteins come from a genomic window of Nicotiana tomentosiformis chromosome 12, ASM39032v3, whole genome shotgun sequence:
- the LOC138902451 gene encoding uncharacterized protein, with protein sequence MAYFRESLTGIASEWYIDQDISYWHIWDDLARDFVRQFQYNIDIALDRNSLTNFKKKIAKSFREYAIKWREKASRVKPPMDEEEMVNVFLQTQEADYFQNMMFAMGKPFAEAIKIGEMVENGLKTSRIISQSALRDTSQAIQNDSGGLANRKKREEGAMMTSGLRGPHRSHDHSYLPSRTPQHYYPHQDTAYAVAPPPYAVMNAQPYTQPQQHYNQNRAPPPRNNHPYQAPYNPRHPQNNYQHNTRPREHPRRNDFTHIGESYSSLFPKVVRMGLLQLVPPNRQNLESPSYRPGTRCAYHSGAEGHDTEDCWTLKRAVENLIEQKLVVLGDEEVPNMTNNLLSTHNNGTVIGMICTNKEFYPALKAIIAIVDSEARPKAAVKQARNEKKITLTPQIAETNTGAAPAKDAILYVPRAPRKEQLMLNTPKRFEQRKVTLNVPKLYVPKGTYVARGPVISPRLNDPVVISRAPQSPMRDPTAVPWNYSKTVVTYKGKEIMGEVNEMNQPRKYHNPEEQKMLKLSKDKRFPPKKPVSSEEAEEFFRKMKTSEYAIIDQLRKTPSQVSLLSLFISSNEHQKALLKTLNEAYVPVETSIEQLKRMAEQFFEVNRISFSRDDLP encoded by the coding sequence ATGGCCTATTTCAGGGAGAGCTTGACGGGAATTGCATCAGAATGGTACATAGATCAGGACATCTCATATTGGCATATATGGGATGACTTGGCCCGAGATTTCGTCAGGCAATTTCAATACAATATTGATATAGCTCTAGATAGGAATTCTCTGACCAATTTCAAGAAGAAAATCGCGAAAAGCTTCCGTGAATATGCTATCAAGTGGCGTGAGAAAGCATCCAGAGTGAAACCGCCTATGGATGAGGAAGAAATGGTCAATGTTTTCTTGCAGACCCAAGAGgccgattactttcagaacatgatgtttGCAATGGGCAAACCTTTTGCAGAGGCCATAAAAATCGgagaaatggtagaaaatggcTTGAAAACTAGCCGAATCATAAGTCAATCTGCTTTGAGAGACACCTCCCAAGCCATCCAGAACGACTCTGGAGGTTTAGCAAATCGAAAGAAGAGGGAAGAAGGAGCCATGATGACTTCAGGTTTGAGAGGCCCCCATCGATCCCACGATCATTCTTACCTGCCTTCCAGAACCCCACAACACTACTACCCCCATCAAGATACAGCATATGCTgtggcaccgcctccctatgcggtgatgaatgccCAACCTTATACACAGCCACAACAACACTAcaaccaaaaccgagctccacctcccagaaataaccatccttaccaagctccatataacccCCGTCACCCACAAAATAATTACCAACATAATACACGCCCTCGTGAGCATCCTAGGAGAAACGACTTCACCCATATTGGTGAGTCCTACTCTAGCTTGTTTCCAAAAGTAGTCCGGATGGGTCTATTGCAACTTGTGCCTCCAAACAGGCAAAATCTGGAATCTCCATCATACCGGCCCGGTACTAGGTGTGCCTATCATTCAGGGGCAGAGGGTCATGATACGGAGGATTGTTGGACTCTCAAGAGAGCCGTTGAGAATTTGATAGAACAAAAACTAGTGGTGCTGGGGGATGAGGAAGTCCCCAATATGACTAACAATCTATTATCGACTCACAACAACGGGACGGTCATTGGAATGATTTGTACTAATAAAGAGTTTTATCCAGCTTTGAAAGCTATCATCGCCATTGTCGATTCAGAGGCAAGACCTAAAGCGGCGGTGAAACAAGCCAGAAATGAGAAGAAAATCACTTTAACTCCTCAAATTGCAGAAACAAATACTGGGGCAGCACCTGCTAAGGACGCAATTCTCTATGTTCCTAGGGCCCCAAGGAAAGAACAACTCATGTTGAACACTCCCAAAAGATTTGAGCAGAGGAAAGTCACGCTAAATGTGCCAAAGTTGTATGTGCCAAAAGGGACTTATGTGGCACGGGGGCCGGTAATTTCACCAAGGCTGAATGATCCTGTGGTTATTAGCCGCGCACCACAGAGCCCTATGAGAGACCCCACTGCAGTCCCCTGGAATTATAGCAAAACAGTGGTTACTTACAAGGGGAAAGAGATTATGGGAGAGGTGAACGAAATGAACCAACCTAGGAAGTACCACAACCCAGAAGAGCAAAAGATGTTAAAACTGAGCAAGGATAAACGGTTTCCGCCTAAGAAGCCTGTGAGTTCTGAGGAAGCAGAAGAGTTTTTCCGAAAAATGAAAACTTCGGAATATGCAATAATTGACCAGCTCAGGAAGACTCCTTCTCAGGTTTCACTTTTATCTCTTTTTATTAGCTCAAATGAACATCAGAAGGCACTCCTGAAAACATTGAACGAGGCATATGTCCCGGTTGAAACTTCAATTGAACAACTGAAAAGAATGGCTGAACAATTCTTTGAAGTTAATAGGATTTCCTTCAGCCGTGATGATTTGCCCTAA